The sequence TCACGATCGTTTCTTCCTGCCCGCTCGCTCCCACGAAGAATCAAACAATGGTCGCGTTACACTAAATGACTAATAttaaccaacaacaacaaccaccacCCTAAAAGCATGCTCGACCAACCTCTAAAAAAAGAAAGGTGATTTGGATCATTAGTTGAATTGCTTAAGTGCGTGACGGAACAAAAACAATAAGCAACTGAGTgacaatttttattaatttatttaatgatggaTGATTGTCAAGTAGCTTACGTTATACACATTTGTTCTTTTAATCAATTAGATACATGCATGTCACATAGGCTATTGAGTTATGTATCTAAAAACATTACAATCCTTAAGGAAGACCACCACATACAGTAGGATAAAAGACAGTCCATGAAAGTGATTATTTTCTAAAAGAAGCTGTTCTTGAATTATaactcaaaatgtaaatatttatctgAAAATACATATCTCAAAAGAtcaaggatgaaaaaaaaaaatgagtacaGCATTTTACATCCTAGGTCCGATTCCGTATTGCCAATATTCAGTGTGCCTTCTCTGTAAACAGATATGAAATTGAAATAAGAAACACATTAAGCCATTTGCTCATAGTGGATGAAATGAAACACATCTGCACGACATGAGTGTGAGCTGGAAGTGCTCTCAAATTATGCTGACCTTTTGTCTGCTATTTAGGGGTCTCTGTTGTAGCTCCCTCCTTCACCTCTCCTGACGGATGGTCACTCTTGGTAAGAGCCTTGAAACAGgtcaaacaaatcaaaatgacACCTCATTCTGATTTATATTTAGGTTTCTTTAAGAATAAACATAATGGTTATGTTCAGAATGAAATACAACACTGCAGTacactgtatactgtatgtttttcaaaCCGTACATAAAAGTAGAAATTATGGAAGGAATTATTTGGAATTGTTAAAAGCATGACTATAAATACATATGGACTGCACATgaaaggttaataataataatctcaaataaattatgtttttttttttttactttctattcatcaaagaatgctaaaacaataaaattctgaaatactgtttcttcacaaatattaagcagtaaatgatttcaacattgattataataagacatttttcttgaacaccaaatcagcatattataaaaatgtccgaaggatcacgtgacactgaagactggacaaatgatgctgaaaattcagctttacatcacatgaaaaattttgattttaaaatatatgaaatactgttttttttttcattaaataaatgcaacctcgtTGCTTATAGAAcactacaaaacattaaaaaatcatatttattccaAACTTTAAAGTTTAATAACAAACAGTagtgaatgtttttaaaagaagtctctctctctccttctcgctctctctctaatATGCactcatgtattttaataatgtgtttaCACCTTTACAGAACTCACATTGTTTGACGCATCAGCTTGTTCCACATCTGATTTATTGTCATGAGCTATTCCATTCTCCACACCAGAAGGCCCATCACTCCTCACCTTCTCAGGTGGTTTTTGATCTTCGATCTTGGAGCTTTCAACGATATTTGAGTTTGGTTTCAGTTCTCTCTCACCACTGTCCTCCTCGGAAGACTCCTCCTCGTTTGGCGTCTTTTGATCTGAGGCTTGCGAGGACTCCTCCTTTTTGGCTTTCTTGTCTTCCTCCACTGTTTTATCTTCAGAGTAGCTGGTGTTATCCAGTCGTGGCTCATGGGACGAGGTACCTTCCTCTGTAGAATAATCTAATCTTGCAGGGCTGCCTTTTGCATCCTTGGCACCAGAGACGTTGTCATAAAGGGGTCGAGGGCTGGTGGGGCTTGTCTGCTTAGGGCTGTATGACCCATATGTTGGTCTGTCAGACCTAAAACTGGATGCATTGTCTTTCCTGTAACAGAAAGTGTGCAGAGAAATATGTTAGAAAGAAATATCCTAACAAAGATACCACATTATTCTTATATGGGACAAAACTgactgtaattaataaataaaaatacaaccagTAGTAAACAAGCACTTTTGAATTTTAGAGTAAATCATTGCTTGAACCATAAAtggcaacacttttttttatgtctattattattattattaatcatgcaCATTCACCAGCAGATGGCGTTAGTTCTTTAAAATCTACAAGGCATCCAGAGAAACTGAAATGATGCTTTTTACCTGAGAGATCCCCTGGGGTTGTAACTCATGTGGAAATCATAAAAGCTTTTAAGTGATCTTGGGGACAACGTGTCTCTAAATGACCTTCTCTTCAAGGAACCAGCActtaaaaggaaaacaaaaagagtaatgtggtaaaataaagtattatgcTACTGGTATTTAAATAGACTAACAGACTATAAAGCCTTATACCAGTTGACGTTCTTCACGACAAAGATCTTGTCTGGATGCTGGGTGCTCAGCTCTTTCATTACAGTCTGTAGAACCTCATTGTTCTTGAGgccaaaacagaaagaaaaaaaaatctcaggtaGTTGCAGAACACGAgcaatcactttttttttgtctgattcgAGTGtcttatttgaaatcatttggtTTACATTGGTAAGGTCCTTGTAGAAGATGTCTCTGAGGTTGGAGATGGCTTGGAAGACTGTGACATAGCATCCAATGCGACTACAGAACGCAGAACAAACAGAAATTAATAAGGGTAATGGACATTAAGATTTAAACCAgatctataaaaataataacctgTCAAACAGAAGAGGCAGTTCCATCTTCAGCTCCCTGTTCATGTCCTCAAATATCACCTTTGCCGCGTTCATCTCATCCTCTGCCTATAAAAACAAAGTCCTATACATTTGGTCTTCATTAAATCTGAATCATACCCATATGTTGCTAGTAATGTCATGTTTGGCAGAAAAGAACATGCGACTTATCAGTAAGCCAATGAACAAACTTACTGAGTGAGTGTTTCTCTATGTCAGGCAGAATAATACCTTTCCAATTTTGACATCATCCTTCTTTTTGGCATTCTGCAGCCCTGTCAGGTGATGGCGAGCAGAGTCATAGTCTACGAGTTTCCTGTTTCGCTTGGCCACCTTTTCCTGAATCATGAAAGAAAATGGTTtacaaactgcattttaaaatgattgaaaGCTTTGTGCAAGGTGCATTTGCCAGTACGTGAGGCGGCCGTCGTTACCCTGACATCTGGAAACTGGCTCATGTAAGACTCCATTGTGATTAATGCCTGATTACGCAGCTTGTCCTC is a genomic window of Carassius auratus strain Wakin chromosome 23, ASM336829v1, whole genome shotgun sequence containing:
- the bin2a gene encoding bridging integrator 2a codes for the protein MAESKASISSKGGANVLAKRVQKQLNRAQEKVLQRLGKSEETKDEHFEQRVMDLQRQQSDGYKIYKDLKAYLNAVTVMRDASGRLFQSLFDAYDDKWDGAEDLRAVVEGEEHLWNDYEDKLRNQALITMESYMSQFPDVREKVAKRNRKLVDYDSARHHLTGLQNAKKKDDVKIGKAEDEMNAAKVIFEDMNRELKMELPLLFDSRIGCYVTVFQAISNLRDIFYKDLTNNNEVLQTVMKELSTQHPDKIFVVKNVNCAGSLKRRSFRDTLSPRSLKSFYDFHMSYNPRGSLRKDNASSFRSDRPTYGSYSPKQTSPTSPRPLYDNVSGAKDAKGSPARLDYSTEEGTSSHEPRLDNTSYSEDKTVEEDKKAKKEESSQASDQKTPNEEESSEEDSGERELKPNSNIVESSKIEDQKPPEKVRSDGPSGVENGIAHDNKSDVEQADASNNALTKSDHPSGEVKEGATTETPK